A region from the Hydrogenimonas sp. genome encodes:
- a CDS encoding ATP-dependent helicase HrpB — protein MAQKGLGSLPWDKKSLTLRKRVEFARRHRSEDFPDLSDEALLETLHSWLLPYIRGMKSLKELQKLDMYAILTGLLEWQRLQSLDLLAPERIEVPSGSKISIDYSDPENPVLPVRLQELFGWQKSPEIMDAKVALTLHLLSPAGRPLAVTKNLKTFWRNAYNDIRKEMRGRYPKHYWPEDPLTAVATNRTKRGMAKKI, from the coding sequence ATGGCGCAAAAGGGGCTCGGTTCTCTTCCGTGGGACAAAAAAAGCCTCACTCTCCGCAAACGTGTAGAGTTTGCCCGTCGCCATAGGAGTGAAGATTTTCCCGATCTAAGCGACGAAGCGCTTCTTGAAACTCTGCATAGTTGGCTGCTGCCCTATATCAGGGGAATGAAGAGTCTAAAAGAGCTGCAAAAACTAGATATGTACGCCATCCTCACCGGCCTGCTCGAGTGGCAGAGACTGCAGTCACTTGACCTGCTCGCCCCTGAGCGTATAGAGGTCCCAAGCGGATCCAAAATCTCCATCGACTACAGCGACCCCGAAAACCCCGTTCTTCCGGTAAGGCTGCAGGAGCTGTTCGGCTGGCAAAAGAGCCCGGAAATCATGGACGCAAAGGTGGCACTCACGCTGCATCTGCTCTCACCCGCCGGTCGCCCCCTGGCCGTCACCAAAAACCTGAAAACCTTCTGGCGAAACGCCTACAACGACATAAGAAAAGAGATGCGAGGCCGCTACCCCAAACACTACTGGCCCGAAGACCCGTTAACCGCCGTAGCGACGAACAGGACGAAAAGAGGGATGGCAAAAAAGATTTAA
- a CDS encoding putative type IIS restriction/modification enzyme, whose protein sequence is MLKIRCFKPRQYLAPLYSKQSIARSDLEKFENTLQDYLEKTKRQLAARQSEPNIVSNALKPFFESLGYVAQSHSQKGQSGIDLALIQEGEPAVIIEAKAPGSPGMIALGDINRKAFHEAVLYFMRERVRGNRSIYHIIITDFYRWFVFDAKEFERLFWQNKRVRKIFESVKNPSVLGNRTEDFYQLLSEEIASMQENLIEDREIEAACFDLKEPRNEKQNAALYKLFSKETILKSFNPNDANNLNKEFYNELLYIMGLEERKEGGKKIISRSRNPHMASLYENTTRNLEYAGYPTDFETVLRLNIIWTNRILFLKLLEAQLLRWNGGEERYRFLNIRTIEDFDRLKIFFFDILARPQEERGHKEYPQIPYLNSSLFEISPVEKRYIDISTLEDHCELPYYPKTVLKDASGRRRDGTVDMLQYLFEFLDAYDFASEGGEEIVAQNKTLINAAVLGLIFEKLNGYREGSYYTPSFVTMYMSRETIEKAVIEKFNHLKGWSCKNLDELDEKIEDKKEANEIINSLTICDPAVGSGHFLVSALNTILEIKSRLRILFDAEGRRIKDYTLEVKNDELLTRDDEGELFGYRSHSREKGRIQKAIFEEKKKIIENSLFGVDINPNAAQIARLRLWIELLKHSYYDHNGRLVTMPNIDINIKVGNSLVSRYGLHDEITIPNIRHKIEEYKALVREYKEGAFETTKAQMQQVIEEIKAMFGLTLQEQWKQTKRYNKLLYEYVKEFGLEGLSLEMQLDALKAGYGKHGRLFGDEIGAQGIKEREKMLKQLKDAHAQIEEIRAGYIYENAFEWRFEFPEVLDEEGNFVGFDLIIGNPPYFNIDVFGGGSAMLKYLPEHYPEIYMDKSDILFYFIERGARLSTSQVAYIISNAMLYSAKAKKLRNFILQEVPVRKVVNFERFKVFDEADITSMILFLEKGYKGPAKALVFSGSDYTQSEILNSLEEESNYFDVHLKEDAPFALIDTKIANLNEKIDGAHPKLGDLVHVGKGMETAANRVYTFTQIPPDMDLGLFKKKMSGDIIRKYIHDPVKEYLLYLENFEHFEELPENIQVYLLTHKEKLANRAEIKRNTNRQWWKYTFPMHKEYYQYPKIWTSYRAKENTFCLDESNEYIGLTNTTVIFGTNESVYLKYLLALLNSALLNFRYRSIGKQTGGEIYEYFEHQISKLPIPKIGKDMQIPFIDLVDQIIEKKKAGEATDEPEGRIDRMVYELYGLNNEEIEIVEGPTGSGDNNITDGRISPVISNTPKISGASSTQPILSNRYIASLES, encoded by the coding sequence ATGCTAAAAATAAGATGCTTCAAACCTCGCCAATACCTCGCCCCGTTATATTCCAAGCAGTCTATTGCTCGTTCCGATCTTGAAAAATTTGAAAACACTCTTCAAGATTATCTGGAGAAAACAAAACGGCAGTTGGCGGCTCGGCAAAGTGAGCCGAATATCGTCTCCAATGCACTCAAGCCGTTTTTCGAATCCCTGGGTTATGTGGCACAGAGCCACTCGCAAAAAGGTCAGAGCGGTATAGATTTGGCTTTGATCCAGGAGGGTGAGCCTGCGGTCATTATCGAAGCGAAGGCTCCCGGCTCTCCTGGGATGATTGCTCTCGGAGATATCAACCGAAAAGCCTTTCATGAGGCTGTGCTCTATTTTATGCGGGAGCGGGTACGGGGCAATCGGTCGATTTACCACATCATCATCACCGACTTCTACCGATGGTTCGTCTTCGATGCCAAAGAGTTTGAGCGGCTTTTTTGGCAAAACAAAAGAGTCAGGAAGATTTTCGAAAGCGTCAAAAATCCTTCCGTTTTAGGAAACAGGACGGAGGATTTCTATCAGCTACTCTCCGAAGAGATCGCATCCATGCAGGAAAATCTTATAGAGGATCGGGAGATCGAGGCAGCCTGCTTCGATCTGAAAGAGCCGAGAAACGAAAAGCAAAACGCCGCTCTGTACAAACTCTTCTCCAAAGAGACGATCTTAAAGAGTTTCAATCCAAACGACGCCAATAACCTCAATAAAGAGTTCTACAACGAGTTACTCTACATCATGGGGCTCGAAGAGCGCAAAGAGGGAGGCAAAAAGATCATCTCCCGGAGCCGGAATCCCCACATGGCCTCTCTGTATGAAAATACGACTCGCAATCTCGAATACGCCGGATACCCCACCGATTTTGAAACCGTACTGCGGCTCAACATCATCTGGACCAACCGGATTTTGTTCTTGAAGCTTCTGGAGGCACAGCTTCTGCGGTGGAACGGCGGCGAAGAGCGCTACAGATTTCTCAATATCCGCACCATTGAAGATTTCGACCGCCTGAAGATCTTCTTTTTCGATATTCTCGCCCGTCCCCAGGAGGAGAGGGGCCACAAGGAGTACCCGCAGATTCCCTATCTCAACTCTTCGCTCTTTGAAATCTCACCTGTGGAGAAGCGCTATATTGATATATCCACCCTCGAAGACCACTGCGAACTGCCCTATTACCCAAAGACGGTCCTCAAAGACGCAAGTGGAAGACGAAGAGATGGTACTGTCGATATGCTTCAGTACCTCTTCGAGTTTCTCGATGCCTACGACTTCGCAAGCGAAGGGGGCGAAGAGATTGTCGCGCAGAACAAGACGCTTATCAATGCCGCGGTACTGGGGCTGATCTTCGAAAAGCTCAACGGCTATCGTGAGGGGAGCTACTACACGCCGAGCTTTGTGACGATGTATATGTCCAGGGAGACGATCGAAAAGGCCGTCATAGAGAAATTCAACCACCTGAAGGGATGGTCATGCAAGAATCTGGATGAGCTTGACGAGAAAATCGAGGACAAAAAAGAGGCCAACGAGATTATCAACAGTTTGACGATCTGCGATCCGGCGGTGGGAAGCGGGCATTTCCTCGTCTCCGCACTCAACACGATTCTCGAGATCAAAAGCAGGCTGCGCATTCTTTTCGATGCCGAGGGACGGCGGATCAAAGACTATACACTGGAAGTGAAAAACGACGAACTGCTCACCAGAGATGACGAGGGGGAGCTCTTTGGGTATCGAAGCCATTCGAGGGAAAAGGGGCGGATCCAAAAAGCCATTTTCGAAGAGAAAAAAAAGATCATCGAAAATTCGCTCTTTGGTGTCGATATCAATCCCAACGCCGCGCAGATCGCGCGGCTGCGTCTCTGGATCGAGCTGCTCAAGCACAGTTATTACGACCACAACGGTCGCTTGGTGACGATGCCCAATATCGACATCAACATCAAAGTGGGCAACTCACTAGTGAGCCGGTACGGGCTGCACGACGAGATCACGATCCCCAATATCCGCCACAAGATCGAGGAGTACAAAGCGTTGGTGCGCGAATATAAAGAGGGGGCCTTCGAGACCACCAAGGCGCAGATGCAGCAGGTCATCGAGGAGATCAAGGCGATGTTCGGTCTGACGCTTCAGGAGCAGTGGAAGCAGACGAAACGCTACAACAAGCTTCTTTACGAATATGTCAAGGAGTTCGGGTTGGAAGGGCTGAGCCTCGAGATGCAGTTGGACGCTTTGAAGGCCGGCTACGGGAAGCATGGACGCCTCTTCGGCGATGAAATCGGCGCACAAGGGATCAAAGAGCGTGAAAAGATGCTCAAACAGCTCAAAGATGCCCACGCCCAGATCGAAGAGATCCGAGCGGGATACATCTATGAAAACGCCTTCGAGTGGCGCTTCGAGTTTCCCGAGGTCTTGGATGAAGAGGGGAATTTTGTGGGGTTTGATCTAATTATCGGCAATCCACCCTATTTCAATATCGATGTGTTCGGTGGCGGTTCCGCGATGTTGAAATACTTGCCTGAACACTATCCAGAAATCTACATGGATAAAAGCGATATTCTCTTCTATTTTATCGAACGAGGCGCGAGACTGAGTACTTCGCAGGTAGCCTACATCATCTCCAACGCCATGCTCTATTCGGCAAAAGCGAAAAAACTGAGAAATTTTATCTTGCAAGAGGTGCCGGTCCGGAAAGTGGTCAATTTCGAACGTTTCAAGGTCTTTGATGAAGCCGATATCACCTCGATGATACTCTTTTTGGAAAAAGGGTACAAAGGACCGGCCAAAGCGCTCGTTTTCAGCGGAAGTGACTATACGCAATCCGAAATACTAAATAGCCTCGAAGAGGAGTCGAACTATTTTGATGTACATTTAAAAGAAGATGCCCCCTTCGCACTCATCGATACCAAGATCGCGAATCTAAATGAAAAGATCGATGGGGCACATCCCAAACTTGGTGATCTTGTTCATGTTGGAAAGGGTATGGAAACTGCCGCCAACAGAGTCTATACATTTACCCAAATCCCTCCGGATATGGATCTGGGTCTCTTCAAGAAAAAGATGAGCGGCGATATCATCCGAAAATATATCCACGATCCGGTGAAGGAGTATCTACTCTATCTGGAAAATTTCGAGCACTTCGAGGAGTTGCCCGAAAATATCCAGGTTTATCTTTTGACACATAAAGAAAAATTGGCCAATAGGGCAGAAATAAAGAGGAATACCAATAGACAATGGTGGAAATATACCTTTCCTATGCACAAAGAGTATTACCAGTATCCAAAAATATGGACCTCCTACCGTGCGAAAGAGAATACCTTCTGCCTTGATGAAAGTAATGAATACATCGGCTTGACTAATACCACCGTAATCTTTGGCACGAATGAATCGGTGTATTTAAAATATCTTCTGGCACTTCTGAACTCGGCATTGCTCAATTTCCGATACCGATCGATCGGCAAGCAGACCGGAGGGGAAATCTACGAATATTTCGAACATCAGATATCGAAACTTCCCATTCCGAAGATCGGTAAAGATATGCAAATCCCGTTCATTGACCTTGTCGATCAGATTATCGAAAAGAAAAAAGCCGGGGAAGCCACGGATGAGCCGGAAGGTCGGATCGACCGTATGGTTTATGAGTTGTATGGGCTTAATAATGAGGAGATCGAGATTGTTGAAGGGCCTACTGGGTCTGGTGATAACAATATAACAGATGGGAGAATCTCTCCAGTTATTTCAAATACCCCGAAGATATCAGGCGCATCATCTACACAACCAATATTATCGAATCGGTACATCGCCAGTTTAGAAAGCTGA
- a CDS encoding YoeB toxin protein gives MIVGFADAGWEDYQYWVMNDKKVLKRINQLLADIKRNPYDKNGLGKPERLKGNFQGYFSRRITSEHRLVYTIIDDLIVVAQCRFHY, from the coding sequence ATGATCGTAGGCTTTGCCGATGCCGGCTGGGAGGACTACCAGTACTGGGTGATGAATGACAAAAAAGTTCTCAAAAGGATAAATCAGCTTCTTGCAGACATCAAACGCAACCCGTATGATAAAAACGGATTAGGAAAACCTGAACGGCTCAAAGGAAATTTTCAAGGCTACTTTTCAAGACGTATCACTTCCGAGCACAGACTTGTCTATACCATCATCGACGATCTGATCGTGGTGGCACAATGTCGGTTCCATTACTGA
- a CDS encoding ATP-dependent helicase HrpB: MNRSDALPIHTVIPRLLDELSLNDRVVLQAAPGAGKTTVVPLKLLKEPWLADRKIVMLEPRRLAARGAAVRLAQSLGEKVGKRVGYRMRGETRVSPATRIEVVTEGVLTQMLLHDPSLEDIGLLIFDEFHERSIHADLSLALSLQTQELLRDDLKILVMSATLQTEAVAELLRKGDEKVPVITGEGRTHPVEYRYLDIKTPLPAPERIADTAALKTVEMLEKEEGDVLVFLPGAKEIRRTESLLRRKISDQNIIIAPLYGTMEPKAQRLAVEPAPAGKRKVVLGTNIAETSLTIEGVRIVIDSGLERSVFFDAAAGMNRYKTLPISQNSAIQRAGRAGREAPGICVRLWHENRRLVEYAQPEILRSDLAPLMMSLAAWGARPEELKWIDPPPAHTVGHAEDLLRQLGMTDERGTLTPHGKEVLNLGHHPRIAHMLLKAKTMGLGYEAALLAVLLQERPPLGGESDLSLSLETFHRTLEERSFGQFKKSVEKLLRELNIQKYEDINPLKAGILVAMAYPERIAKWRGEGDRYLSVSGKGLRLKGSDSLIRTPWLAVAEAGGTGTEATIFSAARLSEEDLHTLFSDRFETFDDLRWHDEKERIDARRITRFGAVTIKSEPLQNPDPDLVAETLLKAVAQKGLGSLPWDKKSLTLRKRVEFARRHRSEDFPDLSDEALLETLHSWLLPYIRGTKSLKELQKLDMYAILTGLLGWQRLQSLDRLAPERIEVPSGSKISIDYSDPENPVLPVKLQELFGWQKSPEIMDAKVALTLHLLSPANRPLAVTKNLKTFWQNAYNDIRKEMRGRYPKHYWPEDPLTAVATNRTKKGMSKKI, from the coding sequence ATGAATCGCTCAGACGCACTTCCCATCCATACCGTCATTCCCCGGCTTCTCGACGAATTGTCGCTGAACGACCGCGTAGTGCTGCAGGCGGCGCCCGGTGCGGGCAAGACCACCGTCGTACCGCTGAAACTGCTCAAGGAACCCTGGTTGGCAGACCGGAAGATCGTTATGCTCGAGCCGAGGCGTCTTGCGGCGCGGGGTGCGGCTGTGCGGCTGGCACAGAGCTTAGGCGAAAAGGTCGGAAAAAGGGTAGGGTACCGGATGCGCGGGGAGACGAGGGTGTCTCCCGCCACACGCATCGAAGTGGTCACGGAAGGGGTGCTGACGCAGATGCTTCTTCATGACCCATCTCTCGAAGATATCGGGCTGTTGATTTTCGACGAATTCCACGAACGCTCTATTCATGCCGATCTCTCTCTGGCCCTGTCATTGCAGACACAGGAGCTGCTGCGCGACGATCTGAAGATTCTGGTGATGTCGGCCACGCTCCAAACCGAAGCCGTCGCCGAACTTTTGCGTAAGGGAGACGAAAAAGTGCCTGTCATCACCGGCGAGGGGCGCACCCACCCGGTAGAATACCGCTACCTCGATATCAAAACTCCTCTTCCCGCACCGGAGCGAATTGCCGACACGGCAGCTCTGAAAACGGTGGAAATGCTCGAGAAAGAGGAGGGTGACGTTCTCGTTTTCCTTCCCGGCGCCAAAGAGATCCGCCGTACCGAAAGTCTTCTTCGCCGAAAGATAAGCGACCAAAATATCATCATAGCACCGCTTTACGGGACGATGGAGCCGAAGGCTCAGCGCCTGGCCGTCGAACCGGCACCCGCAGGAAAGCGCAAAGTGGTCCTGGGCACCAACATCGCCGAAACCAGCCTCACTATCGAAGGGGTGCGGATCGTGATAGATTCGGGACTAGAGCGCTCCGTCTTTTTCGATGCCGCTGCGGGGATGAACCGCTACAAAACCCTACCAATCAGCCAAAACTCCGCCATACAGAGGGCCGGACGGGCCGGACGTGAGGCACCGGGCATCTGCGTGCGTCTCTGGCACGAAAACAGAAGACTCGTCGAATATGCCCAGCCGGAGATTTTGCGAAGCGACCTCGCACCTTTGATGATGAGCCTCGCCGCTTGGGGTGCGCGTCCCGAAGAGCTCAAGTGGATCGATCCGCCCCCGGCCCACACCGTCGGCCATGCGGAAGATCTTCTTCGTCAGCTCGGTATGACCGATGAGAGAGGCACACTCACGCCGCACGGCAAAGAGGTGTTGAACCTGGGGCACCACCCCCGCATAGCTCATATGCTTTTAAAAGCCAAAACGATGGGGCTGGGCTATGAAGCCGCACTTCTGGCGGTTTTACTGCAGGAGCGCCCCCCTCTGGGAGGGGAGAGTGATCTCTCTTTATCGCTCGAAACATTTCACCGTACTCTTGAAGAGAGAAGCTTCGGACAGTTCAAAAAATCGGTAGAGAAGCTTTTGAGAGAGCTTAATATACAAAAATATGAAGATATAAATCCCCTGAAAGCCGGTATTCTCGTGGCAATGGCCTACCCGGAGCGTATAGCCAAATGGAGAGGTGAGGGAGATAGATACCTGAGTGTATCGGGCAAAGGGCTTCGCCTGAAAGGGAGTGACTCCTTGATACGCACCCCGTGGCTAGCCGTAGCCGAAGCGGGAGGCACCGGTACCGAAGCGACCATATTTTCAGCCGCCCGCCTGAGTGAAGAGGATCTGCATACCCTCTTTTCGGACCGCTTCGAAACCTTTGACGATCTGCGCTGGCACGATGAAAAAGAGCGCATAGATGCCCGCCGCATAACCCGGTTCGGCGCCGTCACGATAAAGAGCGAACCGCTACAAAACCCCGACCCGGACCTCGTAGCCGAGACACTGCTAAAAGCGGTGGCGCAAAAGGGGCTCGGTTCTCTTCCGTGGGACAAAAAAAGCCTCACGCTCCGCAAGCGTGTAGAGTTTGCCCGCCGCCATAGGAGTGAAGATTTTCCCGATCTAAGCGACGAAGCGCTTCTTGAAACTCTGCATAGTTGGCTGCTGCCCTATATCCGGGGAACAAAGAGTCTAAAAGAGCTGCAAAAACTAGATATGTACGCCATCCTCACCGGTCTGCTCGGGTGGCAGAGACTGCAGTCGCTTGACCGGCTCGCCCCTGAGCGTATAGAGGTCCCGAGCGGGTCCAAAATCTCCATCGACTACAGCGACCCCGAAAACCCCGTTCTTCCGGTAAAGCTGCAGGAGCTGTTCGGCTGGCAAAAGAGCCCGGAAATCATGGACGCAAAGGTGGCGCTCACGCTGCATCTGCTCTCACCCGCCAATCGCCCCCTGGCCGTCACCAAAAACCTGAAAACCTTCTGGCAAAACGCCTACAACGACATAAGAAAAGAGATGCGCGGCCGCTACCCCAAACACTACTGGCCCGAAGACCCGTTAACCGCCGTAGCGACGAACAGGACGAAAAAAGGTATGTCGAAAAAGATTTAA
- a CDS encoding conserved protein, permease-related encodes MKRSERSIKKALIQAMTGLASMFPMILAVIGLVGLFQVFISKEMLASLFTGDPVKDTIIGTVGGGIAVGQPIISYILGGELLEQGISMYAVTAFILAWVTLGVVQLPVEAGVLGVRFTVYRNILAFLSTLVVSIATVWTLDLLG; translated from the coding sequence ATGAAGCGGAGTGAGCGGTCCATCAAAAAAGCTTTGATACAGGCCATGACGGGGCTGGCTTCGATGTTTCCTATGATTCTTGCCGTCATCGGTCTGGTGGGGCTCTTTCAGGTATTCATCTCCAAAGAGATGCTGGCGTCACTCTTTACGGGCGATCCGGTCAAAGATACGATTATCGGGACGGTTGGGGGCGGCATCGCCGTAGGGCAGCCGATCATCAGCTATATTCTGGGTGGCGAACTGCTGGAACAGGGTATTTCGATGTATGCCGTGACGGCATTCATACTGGCATGGGTCACCCTCGGGGTCGTTCAGCTTCCGGTGGAAGCGGGCGTGCTCGGCGTCCGTTTTACCGTATATCGCAACATCCTGGCTTTTCTTTCGACACTTGTCGTTTCTATCGCGACGGTATGGACACTGGATCTGCTGGGATGA
- a CDS encoding methyltransferase, UbiE-COQ5 family, which produces MSRYRQEDSKVKVTGFEARHYDRLMDLITLGRYPKFIRRAIADIGLQPGEKVLDFGAGTGRNALLMREQIGDEGKITALEIGPEMKEQFKRNTAAYPNIELVDRHIDEPMPYENEYDVVFISFVLHGFIQELRDRIIENGYKALKPGGRFAILDYNNFDIDKAPWYVRLAIRKIECPLAEDFINRDTKQMLKPFGFTSFEERFYFKNYLRLLVAHKPSIYSELIFRKG; this is translated from the coding sequence ATGAGCAGATACAGACAGGAAGACTCGAAAGTAAAAGTGACCGGCTTCGAGGCTCGCCACTATGACCGCTTGATGGATCTCATTACACTTGGGCGGTATCCGAAATTCATACGAAGAGCGATAGCCGACATAGGACTGCAACCGGGTGAGAAAGTGCTCGATTTCGGTGCGGGAACAGGACGCAACGCTCTGCTGATGCGTGAGCAGATCGGCGATGAAGGGAAGATCACGGCCCTGGAAATCGGACCTGAGATGAAAGAGCAGTTTAAGCGCAATACAGCAGCCTACCCGAACATAGAACTCGTAGATCGGCATATCGACGAACCGATGCCCTACGAAAACGAATATGATGTGGTTTTCATCTCTTTCGTACTGCACGGCTTCATCCAGGAGCTTCGGGACAGAATTATCGAAAATGGCTACAAAGCCCTGAAGCCGGGCGGCCGTTTCGCAATTCTCGATTACAATAACTTCGATATCGACAAAGCACCCTGGTATGTAAGACTCGCCATTCGGAAAATCGAATGTCCGCTGGCGGAGGATTTTATAAACCGCGATACGAAACAGATGCTGAAACCTTTCGGATTCACATCGTTTGAAGAGCGCTTCTATTTCAAAAACTACCTAAGACTTCTCGTTGCACACAAGCCTTCAATATATTCGGAACTGATATTTCGCAAAGGGTGA
- a CDS encoding 1,4-alpha-glucan (glycogen) branching enzyme, GH-13-type — protein MMGAIYYDVTRFSDLDIYLFKEGTHVKLYEKMGSHIMERNGVLGVYFAVWAPNASAVSVVGDFNSYDPSAHHLRLRGDGSGIWEGFIEGAEKGQTYKYHIVSSVEGRTFEKADPYAKYAEKPPNSASRIWNADDYVWQDDSWMEFRRDRNGHDKPICVYEVHLGSWRRKVEKGNRSMTYLEAARELAAYLNEMNYTHVEIMPITEYPFEGSWGYQVTGYFAPTARYGTPQDFMSFVDTMHRHGIGVIMDWVPSHFVTDGHGLINFDGTCLYEHMDPRLGYHPEWSSAIFNYGRNEVRAFLISSAMYWLDKYHIDGIRVDAVASMLYLNYARKEGEWLPNRYGGNENLDAIAFLKQLNETVYGAFEDIMMIAEESTAYPMVTRPVYSGGLGFGFKWNMGWMHDTLKYFKVDPLFRQHHHNQITFSMWYAFDENFMLPLSHDEVVHMKGSLINKMPGDENVKFANLRAMFAYMTAHPGKKLLFMGGEFGQWSEWNYKESLEWYLLEKPRHSGLQKMVSDLNALYKTMPALHLYDEKHAGFEWIEANDASRNLLIFIRKSDNDEETLLVVCNFADTVYENVRIGVPAPGVWKEIFCSQKSDYSGWGSLNGKPVGSEDIPAHDRRESIAVNLQALSVSYFGLI, from the coding sequence ATGATGGGTGCTATATATTACGACGTAACACGTTTCAGCGATCTGGACATATATCTCTTCAAAGAGGGGACTCATGTGAAGCTCTACGAGAAGATGGGCTCACATATCATGGAGCGCAACGGGGTTTTGGGGGTATACTTCGCCGTCTGGGCTCCAAACGCTTCCGCCGTAAGTGTGGTTGGAGATTTCAACTCCTACGACCCTTCGGCCCACCATCTAAGACTCAGAGGAGACGGCTCCGGCATATGGGAGGGATTCATAGAGGGGGCAGAGAAGGGGCAGACATACAAGTACCATATCGTCTCTTCCGTCGAAGGCAGAACGTTCGAAAAGGCGGACCCTTATGCGAAGTATGCCGAAAAGCCCCCCAACTCCGCATCGCGCATCTGGAACGCGGACGACTACGTATGGCAGGATGACTCATGGATGGAGTTTCGAAGAGATAGAAACGGCCACGACAAGCCCATATGTGTCTACGAGGTGCATCTGGGCTCATGGCGAAGAAAGGTGGAAAAGGGGAACAGGTCTATGACATACCTCGAAGCGGCCCGGGAGCTGGCGGCATATCTGAACGAAATGAACTATACGCACGTCGAGATCATGCCCATAACGGAGTACCCTTTCGAGGGCTCCTGGGGCTACCAGGTGACGGGCTACTTCGCCCCCACGGCACGCTACGGCACGCCGCAGGATTTCATGAGCTTCGTAGATACGATGCACAGACACGGCATAGGGGTGATAATGGACTGGGTTCCGTCGCACTTCGTAACCGACGGCCACGGCCTCATAAACTTCGACGGCACATGCCTCTACGAACATATGGATCCACGTCTTGGGTACCATCCCGAGTGGAGCAGCGCCATATTCAACTACGGACGCAACGAGGTTCGCGCTTTCCTGATCTCCAGCGCCATGTACTGGCTGGATAAGTACCATATAGACGGTATCAGAGTCGACGCGGTCGCCTCCATGCTCTACCTCAACTACGCCCGAAAAGAGGGAGAGTGGCTTCCCAACAGGTACGGCGGCAACGAAAACCTCGACGCCATAGCCTTTTTGAAACAGCTCAACGAGACTGTATACGGCGCGTTCGAAGATATAATGATGATCGCCGAAGAGTCTACCGCCTACCCTATGGTTACGCGCCCGGTATACTCGGGAGGACTCGGTTTCGGTTTCAAATGGAACATGGGATGGATGCACGACACACTCAAATATTTCAAGGTCGACCCGCTCTTCAGGCAGCACCACCACAACCAGATAACCTTCAGCATGTGGTACGCCTTCGATGAAAACTTCATGCTCCCGCTAAGCCACGACGAAGTGGTGCACATGAAGGGTTCGCTCATAAACAAGATGCCCGGCGATGAGAACGTAAAATTCGCGAACCTGCGTGCGATGTTCGCCTACATGACCGCGCATCCGGGCAAGAAGCTCCTTTTCATGGGAGGCGAGTTCGGCCAGTGGAGCGAGTGGAACTACAAAGAGAGCCTGGAGTGGTACCTGCTGGAAAAGCCCCGCCACTCGGGCCTGCAGAAGATGGTAAGCGACCTCAACGCCCTCTACAAAACGATGCCCGCTCTGCACCTTTACGATGAAAAACATGCCGGCTTCGAGTGGATAGAAGCAAACGACGCATCCAGAAACCTGCTCATTTTCATAAGAAAGAGCGACAACGACGAAGAGACGCTGCTTGTCGTCTGCAACTTCGCCGACACTGTTTACGAAAACGTGCGCATCGGCGTACCGGCACCGGGAGTCTGGAAAGAGATCTTCTGCTCCCAAAAGAGCGACTACAGCGGATGGGGCTCTTTGAACGGCAAGCCTGTCGGGAGCGAGGATATTCCAGCACATGACCGAAGAGAGTCCATAGCGGTCAACCTTCAGGCGCTTTCGGTTTCCTATTTCGGGTTGATATAG